A genomic segment from Nitrosopumilus sp. K4 encodes:
- a CDS encoding translation initiation factor IF-2 subunit beta translates to MTKSEYENLLKRIQDKIGNVQKESESRFELPVVDVMWEGQKTFLRNFSDFPKVLRRDPDKVLQYLSKEFAVPAERIGDQAMFIGKRAPDDFTRLFQIYVKDYLECPTCKSPDTKIVKENRISFLICEACGAKSTLKGKYA, encoded by the coding sequence GTGACCAAATCAGAATATGAAAATTTACTAAAAAGAATTCAGGATAAGATTGGTAATGTCCAAAAAGAATCTGAATCTAGATTTGAACTTCCAGTTGTAGATGTAATGTGGGAAGGGCAAAAAACTTTCCTGCGTAATTTTTCAGATTTTCCCAAAGTTCTCAGAAGGGATCCGGATAAGGTATTACAATATCTCTCAAAAGAATTTGCGGTTCCTGCAGAAAGGATCGGTGATCAAGCCATGTTTATTGGAAAGAGAGCTCCTGATGATTTTACGCGTTTATTTCAAATCTATGTTAAAGACTATCTTGAATGTCCTACATGTAAAAGTCCTGACACAAAAATTGTTAAAGAAAATAGAATTTCATTTTTAATCTGCGAGGCATGTGGAGCAAAATCTACTCTCAAAGGTAAATATGCATAA
- the uppS gene encoding polyprenyl diphosphate synthase gives MYSRRLENEVRSGSIPNHVALILDGNRRWAKRHLTMKKEGHWKGADAVENLLDWCEEFDIKIITLYALSAENLDRNDDELQYLFELIRKRLEKLYNDPRIHKNKMRVKGIGRIELLPDSIKEVLRRLDDATKDYDNHFLNIALAYGGQYELVDAVKKIGEKIQDGALNIEDINKKVIESNLYTSHLPQSSPDMILRTSGEKRLSGFLMWQSAYSELVFMDIFWPEFRKIDLMRAIRTFQERKRRLGK, from the coding sequence ATTTATTCAAGAAGGCTTGAAAATGAGGTACGGAGTGGTTCCATACCAAATCATGTTGCATTAATTTTAGATGGAAACAGACGATGGGCAAAAAGGCACCTAACCATGAAGAAGGAAGGGCATTGGAAGGGAGCAGACGCAGTAGAAAACCTGCTTGATTGGTGTGAGGAGTTTGATATCAAAATAATTACATTGTATGCATTATCAGCTGAGAATCTAGATAGAAATGATGATGAGTTACAATATCTGTTTGAATTGATTCGAAAGAGATTAGAAAAACTCTACAATGATCCCAGAATTCATAAAAATAAAATGAGAGTCAAAGGAATTGGTAGAATTGAGCTTTTACCAGATTCAATTAAAGAAGTTTTAAGACGATTAGACGATGCTACGAAGGATTATGATAATCATTTTCTAAATATTGCCTTAGCATATGGAGGACAGTATGAACTAGTCGATGCAGTAAAAAAAATTGGTGAAAAAATTCAAGACGGTGCATTAAATATCGAAGATATTAACAAAAAAGTCATTGAATCAAACCTATACACATCACATCTACCACAATCATCACCAGACATGATACTTCGAACATCAGGGGAAAAAAGACTAAGCGGATTTTTAATGTGGCAAAGTGCATATAGTGAATTAGTTTTTATGGATATCTTTTGGCCTGAATTTAGGAAAATAGATTTGATGAGAGCAATTAGAACATTTCAAGAAAGAAAAAGAAGGTTAGGGAAATAA
- a CDS encoding DUF5679 domain-containing protein, whose product MVEAYCVKCRAKREIKDPKETKLKNGRPAVKGTCPKCGTNVFRIGKMD is encoded by the coding sequence ATGGTTGAAGCATATTGCGTAAAATGCAGAGCAAAAAGGGAAATCAAAGATCCCAAAGAAACTAAACTAAAAAACGGACGTCCTGCAGTAAAAGGCACATGTCCAAAATGTGGAACTAATGTTTTCCGTATAGGAAAGATGGATTAA
- a CDS encoding serine protein kinase RIO: MSDDLSRKLESKLDKKLISKLKKKQLDDGFKKGKTINEVLDKPTVMTLYKMIKDHIISYVNGSVSAGKESLLFWAVDENKVDVALKIYLVSTSNFKKREPYITGDPRFSKLKKGTKNLVHLWAKKEFRNLSQSHEAGIPVPRPLYVTNNVLAMEFIGDNGSPAKLLLESEVDENDYHQSILIIKQFYQNAKLVHGDYSEYNIFKTKNGLIVFDLGSAVDLRHPNSQEFLKRDINNITRFFSKRRISVDDPSKIFEDIVK, from the coding sequence GTGTCCGATGATCTCAGTAGAAAATTAGAATCTAAATTAGATAAAAAACTAATTTCAAAATTAAAAAAGAAACAACTTGATGATGGTTTTAAAAAAGGTAAAACTATCAATGAAGTTTTAGACAAACCTACTGTGATGACTCTTTACAAAATGATTAAAGATCATATTATTTCATATGTTAATGGTTCTGTTAGTGCAGGAAAAGAATCTCTGTTGTTTTGGGCAGTTGATGAAAACAAAGTTGACGTTGCTTTGAAAATCTATCTGGTGTCTACATCTAATTTTAAAAAACGAGAGCCATATATTACTGGAGATCCACGATTCTCGAAATTAAAAAAGGGTACAAAAAACCTTGTTCATTTATGGGCAAAAAAAGAATTTAGAAATTTATCACAAAGTCATGAAGCAGGAATTCCTGTACCCCGACCACTATATGTAACAAATAACGTACTAGCAATGGAGTTTATAGGCGATAATGGTTCTCCTGCAAAACTATTGTTAGAATCTGAAGTAGATGAAAATGACTATCACCAATCTATTTTAATTATAAAACAATTTTATCAAAACGCAAAACTTGTTCATGGGGATTATTCTGAGTATAATATATTCAAAACAAAAAATGGATTGATTGTTTTTGATCTTGGTTCTGCAGTAGATCTAAGACATCCTAATTCCCAAGAATTTCTTAAAAGAGATATTAATAACATTACACGTTTCTTTTCTAAAAGGAGAATTTCTGTTGATGATCCATCTAAAATATTTGAGGACATTGTAAAATGA
- a CDS encoding THUMP domain-containing protein, which translates to MNLIVTCARHLEPETEEEITKILGEMGDSEPSITITKMSGILTAQTSLNPIEVVKKIKEQLIDEPWSIRYCLRIIPIQKVAETNLDSIENQVQELSDQISDDETYRISIEKRNSDVSGQELISRIAKKFKNKVSLEFPDKIILIEILGNTTGVAILKKSDVLSVEKTKRSISE; encoded by the coding sequence TTGAATCTAATCGTTACCTGTGCACGTCATTTAGAACCAGAAACAGAAGAAGAGATAACAAAAATTCTAGGCGAAATGGGAGATTCAGAGCCGTCTATAACAATAACAAAAATGTCAGGTATTTTGACTGCCCAAACATCATTAAATCCAATAGAAGTGGTAAAAAAAATCAAAGAACAACTAATTGATGAGCCATGGTCTATCAGGTATTGTCTTAGAATAATTCCAATTCAAAAAGTTGCAGAGACAAATCTTGATAGTATTGAGAATCAAGTACAGGAATTATCAGATCAAATTTCCGATGATGAAACTTATAGAATATCCATTGAAAAAAGAAATTCAGATGTTTCAGGCCAAGAACTAATTTCAAGAATTGCAAAAAAATTCAAAAATAAAGTGTCATTAGAATTTCCAGACAAAATAATCCTAATTGAGATTTTAGGAAATACAACAGGCGTTGCCATTTTGAAAAAATCAGATGTTTTAAGCGTCGAGAAAACCAAACGCAGTATTTCAGAGTAA
- a CDS encoding adenylosuccinate synthetase, giving the protein MTSTVVVGGFFGDEGKGKIISYLAIKDNPSIIVRGGAGPNAGHTIRDGDRVYKVRMLPSGFLNKNAKVMIGPGVVINPDVLLKEIRDFDASGRSFIDKHCGIIEETHLTRDSKGDLKEKIGSTGSGTGPANADRAMRVLKLAKDFDSLSSLIVDVPEEINSAISKNENVLIEGTQGTFLSLWHGTYPFVTSKDVTASGICADIGLGPKNVDEVIVVFKSYVTRVGTGPLANELTLEQAQSKGWSEFGTVTGRQRRAADFDFDLARRAIMLNSATQISITKLDVIFPSCAGMTSYDNLPEEAKSFIQNIERELNIPVTIIGTGPAIDDVIDRRS; this is encoded by the coding sequence ATGACATCTACTGTTGTTGTTGGTGGTTTTTTTGGTGATGAAGGGAAAGGCAAGATAATTTCCTACTTGGCAATTAAGGACAATCCTTCAATAATAGTTCGTGGTGGGGCAGGACCAAATGCTGGTCATACGATTAGAGATGGAGATAGAGTCTACAAGGTTCGAATGCTCCCAAGTGGTTTTCTAAACAAAAACGCCAAAGTAATGATTGGGCCTGGAGTTGTAATTAACCCTGATGTGTTGCTAAAAGAAATACGTGATTTTGATGCGTCTGGTCGTTCATTTATTGACAAACATTGTGGTATTATTGAAGAGACTCACTTAACTCGTGATTCAAAAGGCGATTTAAAAGAAAAAATTGGTAGTACTGGATCTGGTACTGGTCCTGCAAATGCTGATAGAGCCATGAGGGTTTTGAAACTTGCAAAAGATTTTGATTCTTTATCGTCTCTTATTGTAGACGTACCTGAAGAAATTAATTCGGCTATTTCTAAAAACGAGAATGTTCTAATTGAGGGAACTCAAGGGACATTTCTTTCATTATGGCATGGGACATATCCATTTGTAACTTCAAAAGATGTTACTGCATCTGGAATTTGTGCTGATATTGGTCTTGGACCAAAGAATGTTGATGAAGTAATTGTTGTCTTCAAATCTTATGTTACGCGTGTAGGCACGGGGCCTCTTGCAAATGAGCTTACGCTTGAACAAGCCCAAAGTAAAGGTTGGTCTGAGTTTGGAACAGTAACTGGAAGACAAAGACGTGCAGCAGATTTTGATTTTGATTTAGCTAGGCGTGCAATCATGCTCAACAGTGCAACACAAATTTCTATTACAAAACTAGATGTGATCTTTCCAAGTTGTGCAGGCATGACATCTTATGATAATTTGCCTGAAGAAGCAAAATCATTCATACAAAATATTGAGCGTGAACTAAATATCCCTGTCACAATTATTGGAACAGGCCCAGCTATCGATGATGTAATTGATAGAAGAAGTTAG
- a CDS encoding plastocyanin/azurin family copper-binding protein — protein MKKKILVFGVVIAIALTIAVFASNESVQTNEPEPQPEQKQNKTSELKTEPETHFTEADIVMPNKVSRPGCEEDNRCYVPTTFSAAKGQTVIWSNEDVAFHSVTSGFYGSPSGLFDSGHLDPYESFSYTFEETGTYDYYCTLHPWMAGQIIVE, from the coding sequence TTGAAGAAAAAAATTCTTGTTTTTGGTGTTGTAATTGCAATTGCATTGACGATAGCAGTGTTTGCAAGCAATGAAAGCGTTCAAACAAATGAACCTGAACCACAACCAGAACAAAAACAAAACAAAACATCTGAACTAAAAACAGAACCAGAAACTCATTTTACTGAGGCCGATATTGTCATGCCAAACAAAGTTTCAAGACCTGGTTGCGAAGAAGACAATCGATGTTATGTCCCAACAACATTTTCTGCTGCCAAAGGACAAACAGTGATTTGGTCAAATGAGGATGTTGCGTTTCATAGTGTGACTTCTGGATTTTATGGTTCACCATCTGGATTGTTTGACAGTGGCCATTTAGATCCATACGAGTCATTTTCCTATACTTTTGAAGAAACTGGAACTTATGATTACTATTGTACGCTCCACCCTTGGATGGCAGGACAGATTATAGTAGAATAA
- a CDS encoding DUF424 domain-containing protein: MQFSVKVSNYQKNLMLNICDSDLLGKDIIQDKLTMSISKSYYGEKIVGKQEAEELLKKSSIINMVGDQTVSLSIELGIGSENGVKRISGVPFLIVFKM, from the coding sequence ATGCAATTCTCAGTCAAAGTATCAAACTACCAAAAAAATTTGATGTTAAATATTTGTGATTCTGATTTACTTGGTAAAGATATCATTCAAGATAAATTAACAATGAGTATTAGCAAGAGCTATTATGGAGAAAAGATTGTTGGTAAACAAGAAGCAGAAGAACTCCTAAAAAAATCCTCTATTATCAACATGGTAGGTGATCAAACAGTTTCATTGTCTATTGAGCTTGGTATTGGTTCTGAAAATGGTGTAAAAAGAATTTCAGGTGTTCCATTTCTGATTGTTTTCAAAATGTAA
- a CDS encoding bis(5'-nucleosyl)-tetraphosphatase yields the protein MIEETSAGVVIFRKEDSKILFLLLHYPSGHWDFVKGKMEKGETTHETAIRETKEETGITDISFIEGFEEWIEYNFQFQGELVHKKVVFFLGETKTKDISISHEHLDFVWMDYLTAMDKTTFDNAKTVLTKSYSLLQSL from the coding sequence ATGATAGAAGAAACATCAGCAGGAGTAGTAATATTCAGAAAAGAAGATTCAAAAATTTTATTTTTGTTATTGCATTATCCTTCTGGACACTGGGATTTTGTTAAAGGTAAAATGGAAAAAGGAGAAACAACGCATGAAACTGCAATTAGAGAAACAAAAGAGGAAACAGGAATTACAGATATTTCATTCATAGAAGGATTTGAGGAATGGATTGAGTATAATTTTCAGTTTCAAGGAGAATTAGTTCATAAAAAAGTGGTTTTTTTCCTAGGAGAAACTAAAACTAAAGATATTTCCATTTCTCATGAGCATTTGGATTTTGTTTGGATGGATTATCTTACAGCAATGGACAAGACAACATTTGATAATGCAAAAACAGTACTAACAAAATCCTATTCGTTACTTCAGAGTCTCTAG
- a CDS encoding histone family protein gives MKSSELGLSAMYRILKKAGAERVSDESADELRRIIEELADGIAKSAVDMASHAGRKTVKGEDIKLASKPFTKF, from the coding sequence ATGAAATCATCAGAGTTAGGACTTTCAGCAATGTATAGAATATTGAAAAAAGCAGGTGCAGAAAGAGTAAGTGACGAGTCTGCAGACGAACTAAGAAGAATCATCGAGGAGTTGGCAGACGGTATTGCAAAAAGTGCCGTAGATATGGCATCACATGCAGGTAGAAAGACGGTAAAGGGCGAAGACATCAAGCTTGCTTCAAAACCATTTACAAAATTCTAA
- a CDS encoding Fe(2+)-trafficking protein has product MGRTCTKCKNPIPDNEQLDMVAEKYPTCNKCWAEWKEYRVMVMNEMRLDMSMPDHRKLLKKHEKVFVGVLSPEGEIIDYSNEDNRKPDEPNA; this is encoded by the coding sequence ATGGGTCGTACTTGTACAAAATGTAAGAATCCTATACCTGATAACGAACAATTGGACATGGTTGCAGAAAAATACCCTACATGCAACAAATGTTGGGCTGAATGGAAGGAATATCGTGTAATGGTGATGAATGAAATGAGACTAGATATGTCCATGCCTGATCATAGAAAATTATTGAAAAAACATGAAAAAGTATTCGTTGGTGTTCTTTCCCCTGAGGGAGAAATTATAGATTACAGTAACGAGGATAATAGAAAACCTGATGAACCTAATGCCTAA
- a CDS encoding DUF373 family protein, translated as MSQSSKKIEKDVNASTANKLVVICVDRDNDVGEKTGIITPVIGRDACIEAAQRLALEDPEDADSNSIFAAIKTYEDLISKGYQVEVATIAGVKDRGVQADEKILSEAKIVLERFSANGAVIVSDGEDDESVIPVIQNVLPVVSVQRVVMKVSRSVEYSYAVFGKYLKMVAYDSKYSKFFLGVPGILLLIGGIGTVFGYTAEIFAVLISILGGAFLIRAFDVDRAWSNWAKPTPMGFIRMFTVVAGILLILSSVPAGISSVESGLLQSDTELISKITDKVIIGQFVSGALPILWIGLGAIFAGVLLSNWIGGIPRQISDILRIIVLGALYPTVSQFTNIMMYDESSFTLIPPLLAGLATTLVSATILFKKYRKHKHQEMVSD; from the coding sequence ATGTCTCAAAGTTCTAAGAAGATAGAAAAGGACGTTAATGCGTCTACTGCCAATAAATTAGTGGTAATTTGTGTAGACAGAGACAACGACGTAGGTGAAAAAACAGGCATAATCACTCCAGTCATAGGAAGAGATGCATGTATTGAGGCTGCACAACGATTGGCTTTAGAAGATCCTGAAGATGCAGATTCAAATTCAATTTTTGCCGCAATTAAAACATATGAAGATTTGATAAGTAAGGGATACCAAGTCGAAGTTGCAACAATAGCTGGTGTTAAAGATAGAGGTGTACAAGCTGATGAAAAAATTTTATCTGAAGCAAAAATTGTTTTAGAAAGATTTTCAGCAAATGGTGCAGTAATTGTTTCAGATGGAGAAGATGATGAAAGTGTAATTCCAGTAATTCAAAATGTATTGCCAGTAGTATCTGTACAGAGAGTAGTCATGAAAGTAAGCAGAAGTGTTGAATATTCTTACGCTGTTTTCGGAAAATATCTTAAGATGGTTGCATATGATTCAAAATATTCAAAATTTTTCTTAGGTGTTCCAGGAATTTTGTTATTAATTGGAGGTATTGGTACTGTATTTGGATATACGGCTGAAATTTTTGCTGTTTTAATTAGTATTTTAGGGGGCGCATTTTTAATCAGAGCTTTTGATGTAGACAGAGCTTGGTCAAATTGGGCAAAACCTACACCAATGGGATTCATCAGAATGTTCACAGTTGTTGCAGGAATTTTGTTAATACTATCATCAGTTCCAGCTGGAATTAGTTCAGTTGAATCAGGATTATTACAAAGCGATACAGAATTGATTTCAAAAATTACTGACAAAGTGATTATAGGTCAGTTTGTTTCAGGAGCACTCCCTATCTTATGGATTGGACTAGGTGCAATCTTTGCAGGAGTTTTGCTAAGTAATTGGATTGGAGGAATACCAAGACAAATCAGCGATATTTTACGCATAATTGTTTTAGGGGCGCTTTATCCAACGGTTTCCCAATTTACCAACATTATGATGTATGATGAGAGTTCATTCACTCTAATTCCACCACTTTTGGCAGGACTTGCTACAACTTTGGTTTCAGCCACAATTTTGTTTAAAAAATACAGAAAACATAAGCACCAAGAAATGGTCTCAGATTAG
- a CDS encoding L-threonylcarbamoyladenylate synthase yields MKVNCDPQGIEKANEEIKKGGVVIFPTDTVYGIGCNPYNENSVKKIYEIKSREETKFLPILSYSKETTALIVEFDDVSMKLAEKFWPGPLTLVLKLKDDRLKKPLKINNKIAIRVPKNNCVLQLLKKCHFLIGTSANISGQESFTDPEKCYQSIKGFDLFLDGGKISGGVPSTIAEVEDGKLKILREGVLTKKELMEIL; encoded by the coding sequence TTGAAAGTCAATTGCGATCCTCAAGGAATAGAAAAAGCCAACGAAGAGATAAAAAAAGGAGGAGTCGTGATTTTTCCCACAGACACAGTTTACGGTATTGGTTGTAACCCATACAACGAAAATTCAGTAAAAAAGATCTATGAGATCAAATCAAGGGAAGAAACAAAATTTTTACCAATTTTATCATACTCGAAAGAAACAACAGCATTAATTGTAGAATTTGATGATGTCTCAATGAAATTAGCTGAAAAGTTTTGGCCAGGACCACTAACTTTGGTATTAAAATTAAAAGACGATAGACTGAAAAAACCTCTAAAAATTAACAACAAGATTGCAATCAGAGTTCCAAAAAATAATTGTGTGTTGCAGTTGTTAAAAAAATGTCATTTTTTGATTGGAACTAGTGCAAATATTTCAGGACAAGAGTCGTTTACAGATCCAGAAAAGTGCTATCAAAGTATCAAAGGATTTGATCTGTTTTTAGATGGAGGTAAGATTTCAGGAGGAGTGCCATCAACAATAGCAGAAGTTGAGGATGGGAAATTAAAGATTCTCAGAGAAGGGGTTTTAACTAAAAAGGAGTTGATGGAAATACTTTGA
- the cgi121 gene encoding KEOPS complex subunit Cgi121, whose product MITVKFLGGAKKSFSTDHMEIQKSNISIDDLLGHLTSIKPQTTLELDTDNILIAVNGIDSSAMDGKMTIIKDGDTVSIIPVIHGGSPKRVIFSSSKKNVQLLEIKGDKKIDVSFLDGLRKRFPKLIIQAVSSEFILNTSHAKKIISLSLICQKNDNLLSKKLETDILMRFGLTSQISDAIKIAGIKPKKNFFVVSIGPKKELDSLYLSLKPSLSEIFSKNHSFSIKKQFRINKRQIDCVLTKTPLEDILVERASVLL is encoded by the coding sequence ATGATTACTGTAAAATTTCTAGGTGGAGCAAAAAAATCATTTTCAACTGATCATATGGAGATTCAAAAATCTAATATATCTATAGATGATCTTTTAGGCCATCTGACATCTATCAAGCCCCAAACTACATTGGAGCTTGATACTGATAACATTCTCATTGCTGTAAATGGAATTGATTCTTCTGCAATGGATGGAAAAATGACTATCATTAAGGATGGTGACACAGTAAGCATTATTCCCGTAATTCATGGCGGCTCGCCAAAAAGAGTGATTTTTTCCTCCTCAAAAAAAAATGTACAGCTATTAGAAATCAAAGGTGATAAAAAAATTGATGTGTCATTTCTTGATGGATTAAGAAAACGCTTTCCTAAGTTAATTATTCAAGCAGTTTCGAGTGAATTTATTCTAAATACCTCTCATGCCAAAAAAATAATCTCATTGTCCTTAATTTGTCAAAAAAATGATAATCTACTTTCAAAAAAATTAGAAACAGACATCCTGATGCGATTTGGTTTGACATCACAAATTTCTGATGCAATAAAGATTGCAGGAATAAAGCCAAAAAAAAATTTTTTTGTTGTATCAATTGGACCAAAAAAAGAATTAGACAGTTTGTACTTATCGTTAAAACCCTCTCTGAGTGAAATTTTCTCAAAAAACCACTCTTTTAGTATCAAAAAACAATTCAGAATTAATAAAAGACAAATTGATTGTGTTCTGACAAAAACCCCTTTAGAGGATATACTAGTGGAGCGAGCTTCTGTTTTACTCTGA
- a CDS encoding pre-rRNA-processing protein PNO1 → MSFEKLLRIPNDRIAVLIGKSGNVKSKIEQLCSVTLDIDGDTGEVLIKSTGDIEKMQPFKAMEIVTAIGRGFSPENAMTLLKGENALHVIDLREFGKSNSNIERIKGRIIGEGGKARRNMENLSGTHISVYGKTVSIIGDASKLRLAVDAISSISNGSMHGAVYNKLEAANRKEKQEKMKLWEDQDVFY, encoded by the coding sequence ATGAGCTTTGAAAAATTACTACGAATTCCAAATGATAGAATAGCAGTATTGATTGGTAAATCTGGAAATGTAAAATCAAAAATTGAACAATTATGTAGTGTAACTCTTGATATTGATGGTGATACTGGAGAAGTTTTGATAAAGTCTACTGGTGATATTGAAAAAATGCAGCCGTTTAAAGCAATGGAAATTGTAACTGCAATAGGCAGAGGTTTTTCTCCTGAAAATGCAATGACATTGCTAAAAGGTGAGAATGCATTACATGTGATTGATCTAAGAGAATTTGGCAAATCTAATTCTAATATTGAAAGGATTAAAGGTAGAATTATTGGAGAAGGTGGTAAGGCAAGAAGAAATATGGAAAATCTAAGTGGCACTCATATCTCAGTCTATGGTAAAACAGTTTCAATTATTGGTGATGCATCAAAACTACGATTAGCTGTTGATGCAATATCTTCTATTTCAAATGGAAGCATGCATGGAGCAGTATACAATAAACTTGAAGCTGCAAATCGTAAAGAAAAACAAGAAAAAATGAAATTGTGGGAAGATCAAGATGTCTTCTATTAA
- a CDS encoding TatD family hydrolase, with translation MTWYYDSHIHLSDPSYRQDMKNIVSVMENMNLKACCVSMNPNDAKDTLELAKSSELILPFIGIHPECAKDDLDLMVDMIEQNHQLLSGIGEIGLDPTYCQSDEDTKRQVHVFETLLSVAEKYHKPISIHSRKSLDDVLQIMTSYDTKHALLHWFDGSKKQLRHAMDMGFFVSYGPVMIYANDKQTLLSNTEESKILVETDGPVRFSRCFEMKSAHVVFIPSVIFAASKILSKSFDDMSLLLEKNSESYLGI, from the coding sequence ATGACTTGGTATTATGACTCACACATCCATCTGTCTGATCCCTCCTACCGTCAAGACATGAAAAATATTGTTTCTGTGATGGAAAATATGAATCTAAAAGCATGTTGTGTTTCCATGAATCCAAATGATGCTAAAGATACATTAGAACTTGCAAAATCATCCGAACTGATTTTACCCTTTATTGGAATTCATCCAGAATGTGCAAAAGATGATCTGGATTTGATGGTGGATATGATTGAGCAAAACCATCAATTGTTAAGTGGTATAGGTGAAATTGGATTGGATCCTACTTATTGCCAATCAGACGAAGATACCAAAAGACAAGTTCATGTCTTTGAAACTCTTTTATCTGTGGCAGAAAAATACCATAAACCCATCTCAATTCATTCAAGAAAAAGCCTTGATGATGTTCTACAAATTATGACATCCTATGATACTAAACATGCTTTACTTCATTGGTTTGATGGCAGCAAAAAACAATTGAGACATGCAATGGATATGGGCTTTTTTGTCTCATATGGCCCTGTAATGATCTATGCAAATGATAAACAAACGCTTTTGTCAAATACTGAAGAATCAAAAATTCTAGTAGAAACTGATGGCCCTGTAAGATTTTCAAGATGTTTTGAGATGAAATCTGCCCATGTTGTCTTTATCCCCAGTGTGATTTTTGCCGCTTCCAAAATTCTCTCAAAATCCTTTGACGATATGTCTTTGTTACTAGAAAAGAATTCTGAATCATATCTTGGAATATAG
- a CDS encoding orotidine 5'-phosphate decarboxylase, which produces MVTFKTRLSKISKTNGKVVLANDYDTSTSNIEAKTIQNIKKLHPFLCGIKLNFHLLLPLGSKQISRINKTAHRYGLQTIADIKLNDIGNTNRVTSEHLWNLGFDAVIANPIMGLESLKNLVKSAHKNDRGVITLCHMSAPEAKLSYDMEVKMKKKQQLYQLFLDWAVDSKVDGIVVGATFPKIIEYCNKKAGKKLSIFSPGVGTQGGSAETVLSAGTDFLIVGRTILNDKNPTSIAKALHLETLK; this is translated from the coding sequence ATGGTCACCTTCAAAACTAGATTATCCAAGATCTCAAAAACTAACGGCAAAGTGGTTCTTGCCAATGATTATGACACTTCCACTTCTAATATTGAAGCCAAAACTATTCAAAATATCAAAAAATTACATCCATTTCTGTGTGGAATCAAACTAAATTTTCATTTACTCTTGCCTCTTGGTTCTAAGCAGATTTCTAGAATAAACAAGACTGCACACCGATATGGGTTACAAACAATTGCTGACATTAAACTAAATGACATTGGAAATACAAACCGTGTTACGTCTGAGCACTTGTGGAATTTAGGATTTGATGCAGTAATTGCAAATCCGATTATGGGGCTGGAAAGTCTTAAGAATTTGGTAAAATCTGCTCACAAAAATGATCGGGGTGTTATTACATTGTGCCACATGAGTGCACCTGAGGCAAAACTATCATATGATATGGAAGTAAAAATGAAAAAAAAGCAGCAATTGTATCAACTGTTTTTGGATTGGGCTGTTGATTCCAAAGTTGATGGAATTGTGGTTGGTGCAACATTTCCCAAAATTATTGAATATTGTAACAAAAAAGCTGGCAAAAAACTAAGCATATTCTCGCCTGGAGTTGGAACTCAAGGAGGTAGTGCAGAAACAGTACTGTCTGCAGGGACTGACTTTCTGATAGTTGGTCGAACTATTCTAAATGACAAAAACCCTACCTCTATTGCAAAAGCACTGCATCTAGAGACTCTGAAGTAA
- a CDS encoding winged helix-turn-helix domain-containing protein, with the protein MAEYRTHMKIIGDILSTTRDDLQDEDGATVTYLIRKANISHSRISRILKTLVTQGLLEQVESDNSNKYRISQSGREFLQAYKTFSSFADNFGLTI; encoded by the coding sequence ATGGCAGAATATAGAACTCATATGAAAATTATTGGGGATATCCTATCCACAACTAGGGATGATCTTCAAGACGAAGATGGTGCAACAGTAACTTACCTGATTAGAAAGGCAAACATATCCCATTCTAGAATTTCTAGAATTCTAAAAACGCTAGTAACACAAGGTTTGTTAGAACAGGTAGAATCAGATAATTCCAACAAGTACAGAATTAGTCAATCAGGAAGAGAGTTTCTGCAAGCATACAAGACATTCAGTTCCTTTGCAGACAACTTTGGATTAACCATCTAA